A window of Longimicrobium sp. genomic DNA:
CTGGATCTTGACCGCCTCGGCCGTGGCCTCGCCGATCATCAGGTTGTAGTTCTTGCGCAAAAAGGTGACGATGGCGTTGTCGATCTCGTCGCCGCCCACCCGGATCGAGGTGTCGCACACGATCCCGCTGAGCGCGATCACGGCGATCTCCGTCGTCCCGCCGCCGATGTCGATCACCATGTTCCCCGTGGGCGTCTCCACGGGAAGCCCCACGCCGATGGCGGCGGCCATGGGCTCGGCCACCATGTACACTTCCTTGGCCCCGGCCGCGTGCGCGCTCGACCGCACGGCGCGCCGCTCCAGCTCCGTGATCCCCGAGGGCACGCCCACCACCATCGTGGGCTTCAGCTTGAGGAAGCGCTTGGAGGTGACCGTCTCCAGGAAGTAGCGGAGCATGATCTCCGTCACGTCCACATCCGCGATCACGCCGTCCTTGAGGGGGCGCACGGCGGTCACGCCTTCCGGGGTCCTCCCCAGCATGCGCTTGGCCTCGAGCCCGATCCCCTTGATCTTGTTGGTGGCCTTTTCCACGGCCACCACCGAGGGCTCGTTGAGGACGATCCCCTCGCCTTTCACGTACACCAGCGTATTGGCGGTCCCCAGGTCGACGGCGATGTCGTTGACCGGGATGAAGTTTCCTTTTCTGAGCCAGCTGAAGGCCATTGCTTCCCGAGGCTGTGCTCCCGGCGCGGCTCGCGCGCGGCGGGACGGACTGGGCAGGCGT
This region includes:
- a CDS encoding rod shape-determining protein; this encodes MAFSWLRKGNFIPVNDIAVDLGTANTLVYVKGEGIVLNEPSVVAVEKATNKIKGIGLEAKRMLGRTPEGVTAVRPLKDGVIADVDVTEIMLRYFLETVTSKRFLKLKPTMVVGVPSGITELERRAVRSSAHAAGAKEVYMVAEPMAAAIGVGLPVETPTGNMVIDIGGGTTEIAVIALSGIVCDTSIRVGGDEIDNAIVTFLRKNYNLMIGEATAEAVKIQIGSAFSTGEEREMDVKGRDLVSGIPKTVRVHSQEIRECIQEPIQAIVEAVRRALEITPPELASDIVDRGIVMTGGGALIRGLDVLIARETNLPIHVDEEPLTCVVRGAGRILDDVQKYRGVLTT